Proteins from a single region of bacterium:
- a CDS encoding AAA family ATPase, with protein MGNKKPHLIFIYGFVAVGKLTVAKELAKLTKYKILHNHMIVDLFGDLFGHERPGTVEKAEIKEWFYFELTKKLIGTGDNFIFTHTYSDSYVSKTGMTDLDFVKKIKEIVTELGGIFCPVYLFCSEQEMLKRLKNKSRKSHKKLRSLKIMKELMKRENFKTPAPLRNNFLMDTTENSPKKVAKMIKEHFKLD; from the coding sequence ATGGGAAATAAAAAACCACATTTGATTTTCATTTACGGATTTGTAGCCGTTGGAAAGCTTACTGTTGCCAAAGAACTTGCGAAATTAACTAAATATAAAATTTTACATAATCATATGATTGTTGATCTTTTCGGTGATCTTTTTGGCCATGAAAGGCCAGGAACTGTCGAGAAAGCTGAAATTAAAGAATGGTTTTATTTTGAATTAACAAAAAAATTAATAGGTACAGGAGATAATTTTATTTTTACTCATACGTATTCAGACTCATATGTTTCTAAAACTGGAATGACTGATTTAGATTTTGTAAAAAAAATTAAAGAAATAGTAACTGAATTAGGAGGTATTTTTTGTCCAGTGTATCTCTTTTGTTCCGAACAAGAAATGCTTAAAAGATTAAAAAATAAATCACGTAAGTCGCATAAAAAATTAAGATCCTTGAAAATTATGAAAGAATTAATGAAAAGAGAAAATTTTAAAACACCAGCACCACTTAGAAATAATTTTTTAATGGATACAACTGAAAATTCTCCTAAAAAAGTTG